The proteins below come from a single Eremothecium sinecaudum strain ATCC 58844 chromosome II, complete sequence genomic window:
- the MET1 gene encoding uroporphyrinogen-III C-methyltransferase (Syntenic homolog of Ashbya gossypii AGR298C; Syntenic homolog of Saccharomyces cerevisiae YKR069W (MET1)), translating into MVYNEVPLIASLNTKEEVNLLVGTSSLSQILSRIRSILKSGAKCVLIHPSGASHVKKLHEHFGGETGFQLIDRKFELSNLTSYGRQEVFNVVDRVFVSLGSGGDRFLMNEIYNQCRKLRIPINTRQHPELSTFSLLSTYVEPKGSGLQIAVTTNGQGCLLANRIRREVVAKLPHNIHDIVNNFGNLRDAIINYDHSQLIRTLQNDGSSKELYEELNEDIWECPELNESIQAFNMTEANQKLKRSRWLAQILEYYPLSKLANIRPDLLFNGYPNTPVLNSQQLTPPVSAKSQETYNKLPAINPGPGSSTVEDNQQTSETVGNATISLVGSGPGSVSTLTIGALHEIKHADLILADKLVPESVLELIPKSTETFIARKFPGNADKAQEELLQKGLEALQQGKKVVRLKQGDPYVYGRGGEEVLFFREHGFEPLVLPGISSPLAAAVAADIPITMRDIADQILICTGTGKKGVLPKIPEYVEKRTTIFMMALHRCELLVKALLSNGWDANIPVAIVERATCIDQRVTKTVLSKLPYVVEEIGSRPPGLLIIGTAVEALSGHDSIDNSERTYRVYEGLSRTDSLTGIVETLMG; encoded by the coding sequence ATGGTCTATAACGAGGTGCCGCTTATAGCAAGCTTGAATACGAAGGAAGAAGTAAATCTGCTGGTGGGCACAAGTTCATTGTCACAAATCCTATCTAGAATACGGAGTATACTAAAAAGTGGAGCTAAATGTGTGCTAATTCACCCAAGTGGCGCATCCCACGTAAAGAAACTACATGAACACTTTGGGGGAGAAACCGGATTCCAGCTAATTGACAGGAAATTCGAGCTAAGCAATTTAACATCCTATGGAAGGCAAGAAGTGTTTAATGTTGTTGATCGGGTGTTTGTTAGTTTAGGGAGTGGTGGTGACCGTTTTTTAATGAACGAAATCTACAACCAATGCCGGAAACTGAGAATTCCAATTAATACCAGGCAACATCCGGAATTATCAACTTTCTCATTGTTGTCGACCTATGTTGAGCCTAAAGGTTCTGGACTGCAAATTGCTGTGACCACCAACGGTCAAGGCTGCCTTCTTGCTAATAGGATCCGGCGTGAGGTGGTAGCGAAATTACCTCACAACATCCACGATATAGTGAATAATTTTGGGAACCTTAGAGACGCTATTATCAATTATGATCATAGCCAACTCATTCGTACACTCCAAAATGACGGATCATCGAAAGAGTTGTATGAGGAATTAAATGAGGATATATGGGAATGCCCTGAACTAAACGAGAGTATACAGGCGTTTAATATGACGGAAGCCAACCAGAAACTAAAAAGGAGCAGGTGGCTAGCTCAAATACTTGAGTACTATCCTTTAAGTAAATTGGCTAATATACGTCCGGATCTGCTATTTAACGGCTATCCTAATACTCCTGTTCTTAATTCTCAGCAGCTAACGCCGCCGGTATCGGCAAAATCTCAGGAGACGTATAATAAGCTCCCCGCTATAAATCCAGGACCTGGGTCATCTACAGTTGAAGATAATCAACAAACATCTGAAACAGTGGGAAATGCAACGATATCCTTGGTCGGTAGCGGACCCGGATCTGTGTCAACTTTGACAATCGGTGCCCTACATGAGATCAAGCATGCAGACCTAATTCTAGCTGACAAATTAGTCCCAGAAAGCGTCTTAGAACTAATTCCTAAGTCTACTGAAACCTTTATTGCCAGAAAGTTCCCCGGTAACGCAGACAAGGCACAAGAAGAACTTCTACAGAAAGGTCTCGAAGCATTGCAGCAAGGCAAGAAAGTCGTTCGTCTCAAGCAAGGTGATCCATATGTATATGGTCGTGGAGGAGAAGAAGTATTGTTCTTCAGGGAGCATGGCTTTGAGCCACTGGTGCTTCCTGGTATAAGTTCGCCATTGGCTGCAGCCGTGGCTGCAGACATACCGATCACCATGCGCGACATTGCTGATCAAATTCTTATCTGCACTGGTACTGGGAAGAAGGGCGTGCTTCCCAAGATACCTGAATACGTCGAGAAACGTACAACGATTTTTATGATGGCTCTGCATCGCTGCGAGCTTTTGGTTAAAGCGTTACTAAGTAACGGCTGGGACGCCAATATTCCAGTCGCAATCGTAGAAAGGGCAACTTGTATCGACCAAAGGGTAACTAAAACAGTGCTCAGTAAACTACCTTACGTAGTAGAAGAGATCGGATCTCGTCCCCCTGGTCTACTAATTATTGGGACAGCTGTCGAAGCTTTGAGCGGACATGACTCAATTGATAACTCCGAAAGAACGTACCGTGTCTACGAGGGATTATCCAGGACAGATAGTCTGACAGGCATCGTAGAAACACTTATGGGATGA
- the ETT1 gene encoding Ett1p (Syntenic homolog of Ashbya gossypii AGR299W; Syntenic homolog of Saccharomyces cerevisiae YOR051C (ETT1)): MPKRPLGLGKKEKLKKHKSGDSTSKGITPVNQIEVELDGNGDPDDAIVQLRSLWKCYLQCNREDELVLNGIIHECDRLLSNQDEENVELNDEFHAIYAQALSELTIFKAGEAKDDKKQREKIIGEFFDAALQRVESGLAKFPGSKLLQLAKSKIIFQRIPLQYISQLKVDSSNADELRLDELLEEGKRNFHAVEGNPLAVSEPLEIFNDLLDIVANFGREDELGEGLDSDDEEEDSEVELKQSHPLYNIKKNLDSNTEWLRTHLTAFFSKLPKPSKEDIEDNSADYEFYRKIARMIGQTFLDAASEPLLTFTTYTYDVDDASAEEKKIAKESQKHAQELTKNALHYFELAESPDHPESWVDTAEVFITMGNLQEDEIKQSGLYKKAEERIEKANVATNGKFKHILKVLLQD; this comes from the coding sequence ATGCCTAAAAGACCGCTGGGATTGGGCAAGAAAGAAAAGCTTAAGAAGCACAAGTCCGGGGATTCAACCTCGAAGGGGATTACACCAGTAAACCAAATTGAAGTAGAACTTGATGGAAATGGCGATCCGGACGATGCGATTGTACAGCTGAGGTCTTTGTGGAAGTGCTACTTGCAATGCAATCGTGAGGATGAGTTGGTTCTCAATGGAATAATCCATGAATGTGACAGACTACTGAGTAACCAAGACGAGGAAAATGTGGAACTAAATGATGAGTTTCATGCTATTTACGCTCAGGCTTTGTCTGAGTTGACAATTTTCAAAGCAGGCGAAGCGAAAGATGATAAAAAGCAGAGGGAAAAGATAATTGGTGAATTTTTCGATGCCGCTTTACAGCGGGTGGAGTCTGGCTTGGCGAAATTCCCGGGATCGAAGCTTTTGCAACTTGCGAAATCAAAAATTATCTTCCAAAGGATCCCGCTCCAATACATATCACAGTTAAAAGTGGACAGCTCGAATGCGGACGAGTTGCGGTTAGACGAGCTACTGGAAGAAGGTAAAAGGAACTTTCACGCTGTGGAAGGTAATCCTTTGGCGGTGAGTGAGCCGCTCGAGATTTTCAACGATTTACTTGACATTGTAGCCAATTTTGGTCGCGAAGACGAACTTGGGGAAGGGCTTGATAGCgatgacgaagaagaagatagTGAGGTTGAGCTTAAACAGTCTCATCCTCTATACAATATTAAGAAGAATTTAGATAGCAATACGGAATGGCTCCGCACGCATTTGACGGCTTTTTTCAGTAAACTTCCAAAACCTTCTAAAGAGGACATCGAAGATAACTCTGCAGACTATGAATTTTACCGCAAAATTGCTCGTATGATAGGTCAAACGTTTTTGGATGCTGCATCAGAACCGTTACTCACTTTCACTACATACACGTACGATGTTGATGATGCTAGTGCagaagagaagaaaattGCCAAAGAATCCCAGAAACATGCACAGGAACTAACTAAGAATGCATTGCACTACTTTGAACTCGCCGAATCACCTGACCATCCTGAATCATGGGTTGATACGGCAGAAGTTTTCATTACTATGGGAAATTTGCAAGAAGACGAAATAAAACAGTCAGGATTGTACAAAAAAGCCGAGGAAAGAATTGAGAAAGCAAATGTAGCTACCAATGGTAAGTTCAAGCACATTTTGAAGGTATTATTACAAGATTGA
- the BET3 gene encoding TRAPP complex core subunit BET3 (Syntenic homolog of Ashbya gossypii AGR300W; Syntenic homolog of Saccharomyces cerevisiae YKR068C (BET3)): MNTASSSSNAAQSSASTASNPSKSLKTFGENIWKTKTAKVNAELFTLTYGSIVSQLTNDYQRDYAKINNQLYAMGISIGTRLIEDFVARTALPRCENMVQTSEVISKVAFVVFLNINPQVTNWSNNKDAFSLILDENPLSDFVELPIDAMKDLWYSNILCGVLKGALEMVQLDCKVWFVSDILRGDPHTELRVKLNRVLKDEIPAGED; the protein is encoded by the coding sequence ATGAATACTGCATCGTCATCCTCAAATGCTGCACAGTCTAGTGCTTCCACTGCGAGTAATCCATCTAAGTCGCTCAAGACATTTGGTGAAAATATCTGGAAAACAAAAACAGCTAAGGTAAATGCTGAATTGTTCACACTTACATATGGTTCTATCGTCTCACAGCTGACAAATGACTATCAGAGAGACTATGCAAAGATTAATAATCAATTATATGCAATGGGCATATCAATAGGCACTAGGCTGATAGAAGATTTTGTAGCCAGGACAGCTTTACCACGATGCGAGAATATGGTTCAAACTAGTGAAGTTATTAGTAAAGTCGCATTTGTAGTATTCTTGAATATCAATCCGCAGGTGACGAATTGGAGTAATAATAAAGATGCATTTTCCCTGATCCTGGACGAGAATCCTTTGTCCGATTTTGTTGAATTACCTATAGATGCTATGAAGGACTTATGGTACTCAAATATATTATGTGGTGTTCTGAAGGGTGCACTGGAAATGGTCCAGTTAGATTGTAAAGTTTGGTTTGTAAGTGATATTCTACGGGGTGATCCACACACTGAATTACGCGTCAAATTGAATAGAGTTCTAAAGGATGAAATACCTGCAGGCGAAGATTAG